One Trichoderma asperellum chromosome 5, complete sequence genomic region harbors:
- the UBC7 gene encoding Ubiquitin-conjugating enzyme E2 7: protein MAQSTAHRRLLQEYRALTNNPPEGITAGPVSEDDLLHWECLIQGPEGTPFEGGVFPAELKFPKDYPLAPPSMKFLADMWHPNVYPSGLVCISILHPPGDDPNHYEHASERWSPIQSVEKILISVMSMLAEPNDESPANVEAAKMWRERRDEYEKTVRDGVRRMLGL, encoded by the exons ATGGCCCAATCAACCGCCCACCGGCGCCTCCTCCAAGAATACCGCGCCCTCACAAACAACCCGCCCGAAGGCATCACCGCCGGCCCTGTCTCGGAAGACGACCTCCTCCACTGGGAATGTCTCATCCAGGGCCCCGAAGGAACGCCCTTTGAGGGCGGCGTCTTCCCTGCCGAGCTGAAATTCCCAAAGGACTACCCGCTGGCGCCGCCGTCGATGAAGTTTTTGGCCGACATGTGGCATCCCAACG TCTACCCCAGCGGCCTCGtctgcatctccatcctccaccCCCCTGGCGACGACCCCAACCACTACGAACACGCCTCCGAGCGCTGGTCCCCCATCCAATCCGTCGAGAAGATCCTCATCTCCGTCATGAGCATGCTGGCCGAGCCCAACGACGAGAGCCCCGCCAACGTCGAGGCCGCCAAGATGTGGCGCGAGCGCCGGGACGAGTACGAGAAGACGGTCCGCGACGGCGTTAGGCGCATGCTGGGTTTGTaa